A window of the Haloquadratum walsbyi C23 genome harbors these coding sequences:
- a CDS encoding zinc metalloprotease has protein sequence MPLDIGLYRMAHSRSSPEVSFSRRELRDLGIALIALSVAFAIFFAGGGARALSGILNRGVVIPILVSLLTAGLGFLLHEIAHKVIAVRFGQLAEFRADYGMLFLAIVSSLAGFIFAAPGAVHHQGRVTSRQHGLIALAGPVTNAILTVIFVPIYLAGLTLDSSLIILIGSRGLMINLLLVAFNMLPFGALDGRTVYQWNPVIFAVVFIPALLLTIGAFIIGFGF, from the coding sequence ATGCCTCTTGATATCGGATTATACCGTATGGCACATTCTCGTTCATCGCCAGAAGTCTCGTTTAGCCGCCGGGAACTGCGCGACCTTGGTATTGCACTTATTGCATTGAGCGTCGCGTTTGCGATTTTCTTCGCTGGTGGTGGTGCACGCGCCCTTTCAGGAATCCTTAACCGCGGTGTCGTTATCCCGATTCTCGTCAGTCTATTGACCGCTGGACTCGGGTTTTTACTTCATGAGATTGCACACAAGGTTATTGCGGTTCGATTTGGGCAGTTAGCAGAGTTTCGTGCTGACTATGGGATGTTGTTTCTGGCAATTGTGAGTTCACTTGCAGGCTTTATATTTGCAGCACCAGGGGCTGTCCATCATCAGGGGCGTGTTACATCACGACAACATGGATTAATTGCACTTGCCGGACCGGTGACAAATGCTATTCTCACCGTGATTTTCGTCCCGATCTATCTGGCAGGTCTGACGCTTGATTCATCACTCATAATTCTCATCGGATCACGTGGGCTGATGATAAATCTCCTACTCGTGGCGTTCAACATGCTTCCGTTCGGTGCGCTTGACGGTCGAACCGTCTATCAGTGGAATCCGGTTATCTTCGCAGTTGTATTTATTCCTGCACTTTTATTGACGATTGGTGCATTTATCATCGGGTTTGGCTTCTGA
- a CDS encoding TraB/GumN family protein translates to MSQEATDTGRVRVVGTAHVSAESAEKVQSVIETEQPDVVAVELDEGRYRQLRGDEPDDLAAADLLRGNTVFQFLAYWMLSYVQTRLGDRFDVQPGADMLAAIDAADATGTDIALVDRDINETMRRFWNRMTRIEKIQLIGGLAVGAGNGLGIGLAIGVIAGLFFGPLIALFGNTIGITSALLTRVAGGALLALATGSVIWIGAATILSAEDRLLAAVGGGIAVGGIAGFGLGIAEPITTQLGPLTVRVIGSVTLGLTAGIIAGTLLGELTDIFRTQQPEENIEEFDMAEMTDTDVVSAMMAEFRQFSPGGAEALIDERDAYIANRLVELRDQGQTVVAVVGAGHREGIERYLTHPGTLPPQESLTGTQSGRIPWSKLVGGSVSAIVIGFFVLLALSSAGNQTLLRLFAAWFLINGIFAAGLAKAAGAHWSSSLVGGAIAWLTSINPFLAPGWFTGYVELQHDPVNVSDISTLNELLSDEERPIGALITELLEVPLFRLIIVVAATNIGSIVASTIFVAYLLPLFALDLGGVSGVVTLLIEGARNGWQIIWTNIT, encoded by the coding sequence ATGAGTCAGGAAGCGACCGACACTGGTCGCGTCCGCGTTGTCGGGACCGCACATGTTTCGGCTGAGAGTGCTGAAAAAGTACAATCAGTCATCGAGACCGAGCAACCGGACGTCGTTGCTGTCGAACTTGATGAGGGACGATATCGACAGTTGCGCGGCGATGAGCCGGATGATCTCGCAGCCGCTGATCTTCTCCGCGGCAATACTGTTTTTCAGTTTCTTGCGTATTGGATGTTATCGTACGTCCAAACTCGGCTTGGTGATCGGTTTGATGTCCAGCCTGGTGCTGATATGCTTGCAGCCATCGATGCAGCAGACGCAACTGGGACGGATATTGCACTTGTTGACCGTGATATCAACGAAACAATGCGACGCTTTTGGAATCGGATGACCCGGATTGAAAAAATCCAACTTATTGGAGGGCTCGCTGTCGGTGCTGGTAATGGGCTTGGCATTGGACTTGCAATAGGTGTTATTGCAGGTCTGTTCTTTGGTCCGCTCATTGCACTCTTCGGGAACACAATCGGAATTACGTCCGCGCTGTTGACTCGTGTCGCTGGCGGTGCATTACTCGCGCTCGCAACCGGCTCCGTGATCTGGATTGGTGCTGCGACTATTCTCTCTGCTGAGGATCGACTGCTTGCCGCTGTTGGTGGTGGAATTGCTGTTGGTGGGATTGCTGGCTTTGGACTTGGGATTGCTGAACCAATCACCACACAGTTAGGTCCACTTACTGTTCGAGTCATAGGAAGTGTTACACTCGGACTTACTGCAGGGATTATCGCTGGCACTCTGCTTGGAGAACTTACTGACATCTTTCGAACACAGCAGCCCGAAGAGAATATCGAGGAGTTCGATATGGCAGAAATGACAGACACTGATGTGGTGAGTGCAATGATGGCTGAGTTTCGACAGTTCTCGCCCGGTGGTGCAGAAGCTCTCATTGACGAACGGGACGCGTATATTGCGAATCGGCTCGTTGAACTTCGCGATCAGGGTCAGACTGTTGTTGCCGTTGTTGGTGCTGGTCATCGCGAGGGAATTGAGCGGTATCTCACACATCCAGGAACACTTCCTCCACAGGAATCACTGACCGGAACCCAGAGCGGACGCATCCCGTGGAGCAAACTTGTTGGTGGGAGTGTCTCCGCTATTGTAATTGGATTTTTCGTCCTTCTTGCGCTTTCATCTGCCGGGAACCAGACACTCTTACGATTATTTGCTGCTTGGTTTTTGATTAATGGTATCTTTGCTGCTGGACTTGCAAAAGCGGCGGGTGCACACTGGTCATCATCACTTGTCGGTGGTGCTATTGCATGGCTAACTTCAATTAACCCATTTCTTGCACCTGGGTGGTTCACTGGCTATGTTGAACTTCAACATGACCCGGTCAATGTCTCTGACATTAGCACTCTAAATGAACTTCTCTCCGATGAGGAACGTCCAATTGGTGCTCTTATCACTGAACTCCTTGAGGTACCCCTATTTCGCCTGATTATTGTCGTTGCAGCAACGAACATTGGAAGCATCGTTGCCTCGACGATATTTGTTGCATATCTACTCCCGTTATTTGCGCTTGATCTTGGCGGAGTCTCTGGTGTGGTTACTCTCTTAATCGAAGGGGCACGCAATGGTTGGCAGATTATCTGGACGAATATCACATAA
- a CDS encoding bifunctional nuclease family protein: MNHSANVAGVGVGVDANGEEISAVLLAARDEYLPIAVTTDQARAIKLALAGEPFERPLTHDLLIQMITDFGGALDGVRIDDIADGTFYAKIDTERYDDGESRHHVFDARPSDAIALAVRAECQIEVSDDVLDYAGEPPSRFETASDEEQGIVDPSEFDEYDESDIDTDVDTESDPDGI, encoded by the coding sequence ATGAATCATTCAGCGAATGTAGCGGGTGTCGGTGTTGGCGTCGACGCTAATGGTGAGGAAATATCAGCGGTGCTTCTAGCTGCAAGGGACGAATACCTTCCAATTGCGGTAACAACCGATCAGGCACGGGCAATCAAACTTGCATTGGCTGGCGAACCGTTTGAGCGACCGTTGACACACGATCTACTCATTCAGATGATCACTGACTTTGGCGGGGCTCTTGACGGTGTGCGGATTGATGATATCGCTGATGGGACATTTTACGCGAAGATTGATACCGAGCGGTATGATGACGGTGAATCACGTCATCATGTGTTTGATGCACGACCCAGTGATGCAATTGCGCTTGCCGTGCGTGCGGAGTGTCAAATCGAAGTCTCTGATGATGTGTTAGACTATGCTGGAGAGCCGCCATCCCGATTTGAGACTGCGAGTGATGAAGAACAAGGTATCGTTGACCCATCGGAGTTTGATGAGTATGATGAATCCGATATCGACACAGATGTAGACACAGAGTCTGATCCTGACGGAATATAA
- the ileS gene encoding isoleucine--tRNA ligase, with the protein MDEVDDQYTPADVETAIETYWDDTNAYEATKEAHADDPSFFFVDGPPYTSGQMHLGTAWNKTLKDAIIRYKRMTGHHVTDRPGYDMHGLPIEVKVEEELGFETKRDIEEYGMESFIEECKRFAVDNRKAMDEDFQSIGVWMDWDNPYETLSPEYMEAAWWAFQQVDDRGLVERGKRSVSYCPRCQTAIAANEVEYDEITSPSIYVRFPLSNKEGSLVIWTTTPWTIPANTFVAVDKDLTYQAVRAEQGDDSEVLYIAESCVEDVLKQGRYDDYTVVEEYSGDELTGLEYDHPLADQVQTYADFAGAGEVYTAEYVEADRTGLVHSAPGHGQEDFARGQELDLETFVPVDGRGEFTEAAGQYTGTFVRDANDEIIDDLDEEGVLLSSGTHEHRYGHCWRCDTDIIFLATDQWFITVTDIKDELLDNINDSEWYPQWARDNRFRDFVADAPDWNVSRQRYWGIPLPIWESVDDTDTDTGDSSTSDDWIVIGTREELAERADQDVNPAEIDLHRPAVDPLTITENGTRYERVPDVFDVWIDSSVASWGTIDYPGETDAYDELWPADFIVEAHDQTRGWFWSQLGMGTAATGQVPYEEVMMHGFANDENGRKMSKSRGNIVTPEEAIDRAGRDPLRAYLLSHDQQGVDLSFEWNGLGEMQSTLNIFWNVFRFPLPYMDLDGYDPATADLSEGSMNIVDEWVLSRLQSVKATTRAAWEEYEIDTAVNTILEFITGDVSRFYIKAIRERMWADEDSASKRGAYATLSTVLDETIRLLAPIAPYLTEQMYQHLNGSETTVHALSYPSVDPEWQNETLESEMAVLRDVEEAAANARQQGGRKLRWPVPRVIVEAEDDSIADAVESLSGLLADRVNTEAIETVTQFDELIERAQPEMSVIGPEFGADAQRVMDAIEGGSREILTEGVTIDGEQYEITDEMITFDAEPPAYISAADFDGGTVYVDTSLTESIEAEGYARDVIRRIQQMRKELALDVDTEIQTAVDVADDRVADLVAQQRDVVATETRTNAFVDNIDRASENGQALIEEWDVEGVTVTIGVAPLKAQLSDQS; encoded by the coding sequence ATGGACGAAGTCGACGACCAGTACACACCGGCGGATGTCGAAACCGCTATTGAGACGTACTGGGACGACACAAACGCATATGAAGCGACGAAAGAAGCACACGCTGATGATCCGTCCTTCTTCTTTGTTGATGGTCCGCCATATACATCTGGGCAGATGCATCTGGGAACAGCCTGGAATAAGACGCTCAAAGATGCGATTATCCGATATAAACGGATGACCGGACATCATGTTACTGACCGACCAGGTTATGATATGCATGGACTCCCGATTGAAGTCAAGGTTGAAGAGGAACTTGGCTTTGAGACCAAGCGAGATATCGAAGAATACGGGATGGAGTCCTTTATTGAGGAGTGCAAGCGCTTTGCTGTTGATAATCGCAAAGCAATGGACGAGGACTTCCAGTCGATTGGTGTCTGGATGGATTGGGATAATCCATATGAAACACTCTCACCAGAGTATATGGAAGCAGCATGGTGGGCGTTTCAACAGGTCGATGACCGGGGACTGGTTGAGCGTGGCAAACGCTCTGTGAGTTATTGTCCGCGATGTCAAACTGCGATTGCAGCAAATGAAGTTGAATATGATGAGATTACCTCCCCCTCGATTTATGTTCGATTCCCACTCTCGAATAAAGAGGGAAGTCTTGTTATCTGGACGACGACACCATGGACGATTCCAGCAAATACATTTGTCGCAGTTGATAAAGATCTAACATATCAGGCTGTTCGTGCAGAACAAGGTGATGATTCAGAGGTACTCTACATTGCTGAATCCTGCGTTGAGGATGTGCTAAAGCAGGGTCGATATGACGATTACACTGTTGTCGAGGAATATAGCGGTGATGAACTCACAGGCTTGGAATATGACCACCCGCTCGCAGATCAAGTCCAGACATACGCTGATTTTGCGGGTGCTGGCGAGGTATATACAGCTGAGTATGTTGAGGCTGACCGCACAGGACTCGTTCACTCTGCACCAGGGCATGGACAAGAGGACTTCGCACGTGGGCAGGAACTCGATCTTGAAACGTTCGTGCCGGTTGATGGCCGTGGTGAGTTCACCGAGGCAGCCGGTCAGTACACTGGGACGTTCGTTCGCGATGCAAATGATGAAATTATTGATGATCTCGATGAGGAAGGTGTGTTATTATCATCGGGAACGCATGAACATCGCTACGGACACTGTTGGCGCTGTGATACAGACATTATTTTCCTTGCGACTGATCAATGGTTCATTACAGTTACCGATATCAAAGACGAATTACTCGATAATATCAACGACTCAGAGTGGTATCCACAATGGGCACGGGATAATCGCTTCCGTGATTTCGTCGCAGACGCCCCAGATTGGAATGTCTCTCGACAACGGTATTGGGGGATTCCATTGCCTATCTGGGAGTCTGTCGACGATACTGATACTGATACTGGGGATAGCAGCACGTCAGATGATTGGATTGTCATCGGGACTCGTGAGGAGTTAGCCGAACGTGCAGATCAAGATGTTAATCCTGCAGAGATTGATCTTCATCGACCAGCAGTTGATCCGCTGACAATCACCGAGAACGGGACCAGATATGAGCGCGTTCCGGACGTCTTCGACGTGTGGATTGATTCCTCAGTTGCATCATGGGGGACAATCGATTATCCGGGTGAGACGGATGCATACGATGAATTGTGGCCAGCAGATTTCATCGTTGAGGCACACGATCAGACACGTGGGTGGTTTTGGTCACAACTCGGCATGGGCACCGCTGCAACGGGACAAGTACCATATGAGGAGGTGATGATGCATGGCTTCGCGAATGATGAGAACGGTCGGAAAATGTCAAAATCGCGTGGGAATATTGTCACGCCTGAGGAGGCAATTGACCGTGCTGGTCGGGACCCACTTCGAGCATATCTGTTAAGTCATGATCAACAGGGTGTTGATCTCTCATTCGAGTGGAATGGGCTTGGTGAGATGCAATCGACATTGAACATTTTCTGGAATGTCTTCCGATTCCCACTCCCATACATGGATCTTGATGGATATGATCCTGCTACGGCTGACCTGTCTGAGGGATCAATGAATATTGTTGATGAATGGGTGCTTTCACGATTACAGTCAGTCAAAGCAACAACACGAGCTGCATGGGAAGAGTATGAGATTGACACCGCCGTTAATACGATCCTCGAATTCATTACTGGTGACGTCTCACGGTTTTATATCAAGGCAATTCGTGAGCGGATGTGGGCAGATGAGGATTCGGCATCAAAACGTGGGGCGTATGCAACCCTGAGCACGGTGTTAGATGAGACAATTCGGCTGCTTGCACCGATTGCACCATATCTCACAGAGCAGATGTATCAACACCTGAATGGGTCAGAAACAACAGTACACGCACTTTCATACCCGAGCGTTGACCCAGAATGGCAGAATGAAACACTCGAATCCGAGATGGCGGTACTCAGAGATGTTGAGGAAGCAGCGGCAAACGCACGCCAACAGGGTGGGCGCAAACTTCGATGGCCTGTCCCACGGGTGATTGTCGAAGCCGAGGATGACTCGATTGCTGATGCAGTTGAGTCATTATCTGGATTACTTGCAGACCGCGTCAACACAGAAGCGATTGAGACGGTCACACAGTTTGATGAACTGATTGAGCGTGCACAACCGGAGATGAGTGTCATTGGTCCGGAGTTCGGAGCAGACGCACAGCGTGTGATGGACGCTATTGAGGGTGGGTCACGCGAGATACTCACAGAAGGTGTGACAATTGATGGCGAGCAGTATGAGATTACAGATGAGATGATAACCTTCGATGCTGAGCCACCAGCGTATATTTCGGCTGCGGATTTCGATGGTGGAACAGTGTATGTCGACACATCACTGACCGAATCGATTGAGGCGGAGGGATATGCACGGGATGTCATCCGTCGAATCCAGCAGATGCGAAAGGAACTGGCGCTTGATGTCGATACCGAAATTCAAACAGCAGTCGATGTTGCCGACGACCGGGTGGCTGACCTTGTTGCCCAACAACGCGACGTCGTCGCAACAGAGACACGAACAAACGCATTTGTCGATAATATTGATCGCGCAAGTGAGAACGGACAAGCACTCATTGAGGAATGGGATGTCGAAGGCGTTACCGTAACAATCGGTGTTGCCCCGCTCAAAGCACAGCTATCTGATCAGTCGTAA
- the dhaK gene encoding dihydroxyacetone kinase subunit DhaK has product MQKLINDPDNYVDEMLDGMVSAYPERLTRVDDTKVLTRDSLIDDKVGIVTGGGSGHEPTHAGYIGDGMLDGAAAGEVFTSPTADELDTLAQACDTGEGVLCVVKNYEGDVMNFDTAAEMAEIEDVTVEQIVVDDDVAVEDSLYTSGRRGVCGTIFVHKAVGAKAAAGGSLEEVAAVGEKVIDNVGTMGMALTSCVTPAKGEETFDLGEDEIELGIGIHGEPGTERTDQLSAEEVGTHLTENVLDDLDPAAGTEVAVIVNGMGGTPLSELFIVNNAVQSTLEAHELDTWETMVGDYMTSLDMRGCSVTVCTVDDELKELFAAPADTPALTRAGDDE; this is encoded by the coding sequence ATGCAGAAGCTCATTAATGACCCTGATAATTATGTCGATGAGATGCTTGATGGGATGGTCTCAGCATATCCTGAAAGATTGACCCGCGTTGATGATACAAAGGTGCTGACACGAGATAGCCTGATTGATGACAAAGTCGGGATTGTGACCGGTGGAGGAAGTGGTCATGAGCCGACTCATGCAGGATACATTGGCGATGGAATGCTTGATGGAGCAGCAGCCGGGGAAGTGTTTACCTCACCAACCGCTGATGAATTGGATACATTAGCACAAGCCTGTGATACAGGTGAGGGTGTTCTCTGCGTTGTCAAGAATTATGAGGGCGATGTGATGAATTTCGATACAGCCGCTGAGATGGCTGAAATTGAGGACGTCACCGTCGAACAGATTGTCGTCGATGATGATGTTGCCGTCGAGGACTCACTCTATACAAGTGGGAGACGAGGAGTGTGTGGAACAATATTCGTCCACAAGGCTGTTGGGGCAAAGGCAGCCGCAGGAGGGTCACTTGAAGAGGTCGCTGCCGTCGGTGAGAAGGTAATTGATAATGTTGGGACAATGGGTATGGCGCTTACGTCCTGTGTGACCCCGGCAAAAGGTGAGGAGACATTTGATCTTGGTGAGGATGAGATTGAACTTGGGATTGGAATTCATGGTGAACCTGGGACAGAGCGAACTGATCAGCTCAGTGCTGAAGAGGTAGGGACACATCTCACAGAGAACGTGCTTGACGATCTTGATCCTGCGGCTGGCACAGAGGTTGCGGTGATTGTCAATGGGATGGGCGGGACCCCACTATCGGAGTTATTCATTGTGAACAATGCCGTCCAGTCGACGCTTGAAGCGCATGAGCTTGATACGTGGGAAACGATGGTTGGCGATTATATGACATCACTCGACATGCGTGGGTGCTCTGTTACCGTTTGCACGGTTGATGATGAACTCAAAGAGTTGTTTGCTGCGCCCGCTGACACACCAGCACTGACACGGGCTGGCGATGATGAGTGA
- the dhaL gene encoding dihydroxyacetone kinase subunit DhaL codes for MSEDIHERQRPVVLEAINAVADRIESEQDHLTELDSAIGDADHGANLTRGFSSVREELEEIEDEPIDAIVKEVGTTLISNVGGASGPLYGGTLLTASQELTDGITAESSVAFAEAYLAKVKDRGDATVGDKTMVDTLTPAVHTYKKSIEEDELPPLTALAKAVDAAERGVEYTVPLKAMKGRASFLGWRSVGHQDPGATSTLYILEELLAVAETHLEGETAVEAVAENVSETDESADDAEATDAEQK; via the coding sequence ATGAGTGAGGATATTCATGAACGACAGCGACCAGTTGTTCTTGAGGCAATAAACGCGGTTGCAGACCGTATTGAATCCGAACAAGATCACCTCACTGAGCTAGACTCAGCAATTGGGGATGCTGATCACGGTGCGAATCTTACACGAGGGTTTAGTTCAGTCCGTGAGGAACTTGAAGAAATAGAGGATGAGCCGATTGATGCGATTGTTAAGGAAGTCGGAACAACGCTCATCAGTAACGTTGGTGGAGCCTCAGGTCCATTGTACGGGGGAACACTTCTGACAGCAAGTCAAGAGCTTACCGACGGGATTACGGCTGAGTCATCTGTTGCGTTTGCGGAGGCATATCTTGCAAAAGTGAAAGACCGGGGGGATGCAACGGTTGGCGATAAGACGATGGTCGATACGCTCACTCCTGCAGTCCACACATATAAGAAATCGATTGAAGAGGATGAGTTACCACCACTGACTGCACTCGCCAAAGCAGTTGATGCAGCCGAGCGAGGTGTTGAATACACTGTGCCACTAAAGGCAATGAAAGGGCGTGCATCATTTCTTGGATGGCGCTCTGTCGGTCATCAAGACCCTGGGGCAACCAGTACACTATATATTCTTGAGGAACTACTCGCCGTCGCTGAAACACATCTTGAGGGCGAGACTGCGGTTGAAGCAGTTGCTGAGAACGTCTCAGAAACAGATGAAAGTGCAGATGATGCTGAAGCGACTGACGCCGAACAGAAATAA
- a CDS encoding PTS-dependent dihydroxyacetone kinase phosphotransferase subunit DhaM, translated as MVGVVVISHSPRAAKGIRDIAVEMGSSDTRLVVAGGDVDGGIGTDPNAIAEAITEAAGVNDDHRTQENNTEAGSIDGDDNPTQGEIDDVVLLVDLGSAVMNAELAIEMVTIDNTVHIADAPVLEGALNATVEASSSKATVESVVAAAEDAREYSKIN; from the coding sequence ATGGTCGGAGTTGTTGTTATATCACATAGTCCGCGCGCAGCGAAGGGAATCCGCGACATCGCTGTCGAGATGGGGAGTAGTGATACTCGCCTCGTCGTTGCCGGTGGTGATGTTGATGGAGGAATCGGGACAGATCCAAATGCGATTGCTGAGGCAATCACCGAGGCTGCAGGTGTAAATGATGATCATCGCACGCAGGAGAATAATACTGAAGCCGGAAGTATAGATGGAGATGACAATCCAACTCAAGGTGAAATAGACGACGTCGTTCTTCTTGTTGATCTTGGCAGCGCAGTCATGAATGCTGAGTTAGCAATCGAGATGGTTACAATAGATAATACAGTCCATATTGCGGACGCACCTGTGCTCGAGGGAGCGCTCAATGCAACTGTCGAGGCATCCTCCTCGAAGGCAACCGTCGAATCTGTTGTCGCCGCGGCTGAGGATGCTCGTGAATACTCAAAAATCAATTGA
- a CDS encoding FAD-dependent oxidoreductase — translation MTIQTDVAIIGGGATGAGIARDLALRGVDVSLFERGGLGGGTSGRSHGLLHSGGRYAESDPIGAEECIRESRILRDIAEGCIRETGGLFVQLESDDPAYFEEKLEACNELDIPTETISAEEAHERVPGLTEDVERAFTVPDGVIYPSRLVVANAADAREHGASIHTHTPVESVTTANGEITELHVGGEINDTVEATQIVNATGAWAEVMGEDLGVDVSMQPTRGVMISVEYDGLDPVLNRCRDPDDGDIIVPHDGEVVLGTTSVAVEDPDDYEEADWEVERSVDECAELIPDITDAPEVRTWWGVRPLYEPDEDERDDGRGISRGFFVINHAERNEPANLISVVGGKLTTYRQMAEAASDQICARLGVDASCETDERPLHASDDPAQLDALIDEFDAVNPTDRDIVTTATPAESAAD, via the coding sequence ATGACGATCCAAACAGATGTTGCAATAATCGGCGGCGGAGCGACTGGTGCTGGAATTGCTCGTGATCTCGCACTTCGTGGCGTTGATGTATCACTCTTTGAGCGTGGCGGACTTGGCGGAGGCACCTCCGGGCGCTCGCATGGATTATTACATAGTGGTGGTCGATACGCAGAGTCTGACCCAATTGGTGCTGAGGAATGCATCCGCGAAAGTCGAATTCTTAGGGATATCGCTGAGGGATGTATCCGTGAGACTGGAGGATTATTCGTTCAACTTGAGTCAGATGATCCTGCATACTTCGAGGAAAAACTCGAAGCCTGTAATGAACTTGATATTCCGACTGAAACAATTAGTGCTGAGGAGGCACACGAACGCGTTCCCGGGCTAACTGAGGATGTTGAACGGGCATTTACCGTCCCTGATGGGGTGATCTACCCATCACGACTTGTTGTTGCCAATGCTGCAGACGCTCGTGAACACGGTGCATCAATTCATACACATACCCCTGTTGAGTCGGTCACGACTGCTAATGGAGAGATAACAGAATTACACGTCGGAGGTGAGATTAACGATACCGTTGAAGCAACACAAATTGTCAACGCTACCGGTGCATGGGCAGAGGTAATGGGTGAGGATCTTGGTGTCGATGTCTCAATGCAACCAACGCGTGGAGTGATGATCTCAGTTGAATATGATGGGCTTGACCCAGTTTTGAATCGATGTCGTGACCCTGATGATGGTGATATTATCGTCCCACACGATGGTGAAGTCGTACTTGGGACAACAAGCGTTGCAGTTGAAGATCCAGATGATTATGAGGAAGCTGACTGGGAGGTCGAGCGATCTGTTGATGAATGTGCGGAATTGATCCCGGATATTACAGACGCTCCAGAAGTCCGAACCTGGTGGGGTGTTCGACCATTATATGAGCCTGATGAAGATGAGCGCGATGATGGTCGTGGTATCTCACGTGGCTTCTTTGTCATCAATCATGCTGAACGCAACGAACCGGCAAATCTTATTTCAGTTGTTGGTGGGAAACTCACCACATATCGACAGATGGCAGAGGCAGCAAGTGATCAAATCTGTGCGAGACTTGGTGTTGATGCGTCGTGTGAAACCGATGAGCGGCCATTACATGCTTCGGATGACCCAGCACAACTTGATGCACTAATCGATGAATTTGATGCAGTCAATCCGACTGATCGAGATATTGTGACTACAGCCACGCCTGCAGAATCCGCCGCAGATTAA
- a CDS encoding HAD-IIB family hydrolase yields MSTDADATVPPLVLDIDGTLTDAPGRLDPRVSVYLQSWDAPIVLATGKSFPYPVALCHFLGIEQTVIAENGGVVLADETVSYQGDSERAQAAASVFEERGGDLGWGGFDDVNKWRETEIAVDLSADEELLREVAAEFDLTVIDTGYAYHLKTPGVEKGDGLKAVCETLELDPDSFVAIGDSENDVSTFAVAGRSYAVKNADDAAQRAADEVLENSYFDGTASVLDRIENSETS; encoded by the coding sequence ATGTCTACTGACGCGGACGCGACAGTTCCGCCACTTGTGCTTGATATCGATGGGACACTCACCGATGCACCAGGGCGATTAGACCCACGTGTTTCAGTATATCTCCAGTCGTGGGATGCACCGATTGTTCTTGCGACTGGCAAGTCGTTCCCCTATCCAGTGGCTCTTTGTCATTTTCTTGGGATTGAGCAGACGGTGATTGCGGAGAATGGTGGTGTCGTTCTTGCTGATGAGACGGTCTCATATCAAGGGGATAGTGAACGAGCACAGGCAGCCGCTAGTGTGTTTGAGGAACGTGGTGGTGATCTTGGATGGGGTGGCTTTGACGATGTGAATAAATGGCGTGAGACCGAGATTGCTGTTGATCTTTCAGCCGATGAAGAATTGCTTCGTGAGGTTGCCGCGGAGTTTGATCTGACAGTCATCGATACAGGCTATGCATATCATCTTAAAACACCAGGCGTCGAGAAGGGCGATGGACTCAAAGCCGTTTGTGAGACATTGGAGCTTGATCCTGACTCATTTGTTGCTATTGGTGACAGCGAAAATGACGTCTCGACATTTGCAGTGGCTGGTCGGTCATACGCCGTGAAAAATGCCGATGACGCCGCTCAGCGGGCTGCTGATGAAGTACTGGAGAACTCATACTTTGATGGGACCGCATCAGTCCTTGATCGGATTGAGAATAGTGAGACGTCGTAG
- a CDS encoding HEWD family protein → MTSPIDTPDERVCERCGRIEHWNNDAITWNVAEQDENPAIGSVYCIHEWDINGAFVPVSDVDGDVDVDAKA, encoded by the coding sequence ATGACCTCACCTATCGACACTCCGGATGAGCGAGTCTGTGAACGCTGCGGTCGAATCGAGCATTGGAATAATGACGCGATTACATGGAACGTCGCTGAACAGGATGAGAATCCTGCTATTGGAAGCGTCTACTGTATTCATGAATGGGATATCAATGGAGCGTTTGTCCCTGTCTCGGATGTAGATGGAGACGTAGACGTAGACGCGAAAGCCTAA